One Salvia splendens isolate huo1 chromosome 22, SspV2, whole genome shotgun sequence DNA segment encodes these proteins:
- the LOC121787459 gene encoding 40S ribosomal protein S8-like: MGISRDSMHKRRATGGKKKAWRKKRKYELGRQPANTKLSSNKTVRRVRVRGGNVKWRALRLDTGNYSWGSEAVTRKTRILDVVYNASNNELVRTQTLVKGAIVQVDAAPFKQWYLQHYGVEIGRKKKTASKKEGEETETAVTEETKKSKHVQRKLEKRQEDRKIDQHIEEQFGGGRLLAAIASRPGQCGRCDGYILEGKELEFYMKKLQKKKGKGASTA, from the exons ATGG GTATTTCTCGCGATTCTATGCACAAGCGGCGTGCCACTGGAGGCAAGAAGAAGGCTTGGAGGAAGAAGCGAAA GTATGAGCTTGGAAGGCAGCCAGCAAACACTAAGTTGTCCAGCAACAAGACGGTTCGCAGGGTCAGGGTTCGTGGAGGCAATGTGAAGTGGCGCGCGTTGAGGCTTGATACTGGAAACTACTCTTGGGGAAGTGAAGCCGTGACCCGAAAGACTCGTATTCTTGATGTTGTTTATAATGCATCCAACAATGAACTGGTCAGAACCCAGACTTTGGTGAAGGGTGCTATTGTTCAAGTAGATGCTGCACCCTTCAAGCAGTGGTATCTTCAGCATTATGGTGTTGAAATTGGTCGCAAGAAGAAGACAGCCTCAAAGAAGGAAGGAGAG GAGACTGAGACTGCTGTGACTGAAGAGACCAAGAAGAGTAAACATGTCCAGAGAAAACTAGAAAAACGCCAAGAGGACCGTAAAATCGACCAACATATTGAGGAACAATTTGGCGGTGGGCGTCTGTTAGCTGCGATCGCCTCTCGTCCAGGACAATGTGGGCGATGTGATGG TTATATTTTGGAGGGCAAGGAATTAGAATTTTACATGAAGAAACtgcagaagaagaaggggaaaggtGCAAGCACCGCATAA
- the LOC121787143 gene encoding kinesin-like protein KIN-12F isoform X1 — protein sequence MDRLGVGRPTQCGDLKVQWWMIHPLVVSRVSSLAFSRIFFSKIQQEQGSVDGKKINYQFRCSFLEVYDDKIGDLLDPTQRDLEIKDDVKNGFYVENLTEEYVACYEDITQILIKGLSNRKIGATNINSKSSRSHVMFTCIMESWC from the exons ATGGACAG ACTGGGAGTGGGAAGACCTACACAATGTGGGGACCTTAAAGTGCAATGGTGGATGATCCATCCATTAGTGGTCTCCAGGGTATCGTCCCTCGCATTTTCCAGGATCTTTTTCTCGAAGATCCAACAG GAACAAGGGAGTGTTGATGGCAAAAAGATTAATTATCAGTTTCGCTGCTCATTTCTGGAG GTGTATGATGACAAGATTGGTGATCTTCTTGATCCAACACAACGGGACTTGGAGATAAAGGATGATGTAAAAAATGGATTTTATGTAGAGAATTTGACTGAGGAGTATGTTGCCTGCTATGAGGATATCACTCAGATTCTAATTAAG GGCCTATCAAATAGAAAGATAGGAGCAACAAATATAAACTCCAAGAGCTCAAGATCCCATGTTATGTTCACATGCATAATGGAATCATGGTGCTAG
- the LOC121787143 gene encoding kinesin-like protein KIN-12F isoform X2: MDRLGVGRPTQCGDLKVQWWMIHPLVVSRVSSLAFSRIFFSKIQQEQGSVDGKKINYQFRCSFLEVYDDKIGDLLDPTQRDLEIKDDVKNGFYVENLTEEYVACYEDITQILIKGGPIK, translated from the exons ATGGACAG ACTGGGAGTGGGAAGACCTACACAATGTGGGGACCTTAAAGTGCAATGGTGGATGATCCATCCATTAGTGGTCTCCAGGGTATCGTCCCTCGCATTTTCCAGGATCTTTTTCTCGAAGATCCAACAG GAACAAGGGAGTGTTGATGGCAAAAAGATTAATTATCAGTTTCGCTGCTCATTTCTGGAG GTGTATGATGACAAGATTGGTGATCTTCTTGATCCAACACAACGGGACTTGGAGATAAAGGATGATGTAAAAAATGGATTTTATGTAGAGAATTTGACTGAGGAGTATGTTGCCTGCTATGAGGATATCACTCAGATTCTAATTAAG GGAGGGCCTATCAAATAG